ACCTATACCAGCTACGACACCGCCACTGGCCCGGTCGAGAAGTGAATTAGCAAAAGCAATAATCCTATTAGCAACTTCCTCATGACCTTTCATCTTTTCGAGAATTTGCGATGCCATGCGTTCCTGCAGCCCAAATCCCTTGGCGATTCCGAACATCAAGGCAATAACCGGCACAATCGAAAGCAATGAGTAGAAAGTCAGAGCAGATGCTCTAAACCTGCACTTGTTCTCGTCAAAGCCGCGAAAGGCAAGAACAATTATGCGGATAAGCCGGATGGCAAATGATTTGCTGCGAGGATGGTCCTTCAGGCGTATCCGCCAAATATCCCTTTTGACAAAATTCATCAATTTTGCGAACATAACAGGCCCTTTCTTGTCTAAATTACACCACCCAATACCGCCGTGGCAGATTATACAGAACATCAGGACAGTTTTCAATAACGCTTGTTTAATATCGCGTGCTGCTCTTTCGTCTCGCTTCATCCGCCTGCGAAACGGAATTAGAGAATTGATTAACGTGGTGAACTTGTGGCATAGGCGCAGTTTTGTTATACTTTTGAAACAATGGATGGAAGACAGTTTGCGAAATTGCTGATACCTGTAAAAAAGGCCCATTTAGGAAAAGGGATTTTTAGATGGCCCGCGAGGCCGATACTTGCCAGCCCACGCAGCGTCGATGTCCTGCCCCTCGAACAACTCAGCAGAGACTTAAAAGAAAAAAATATCAAAGCCAGCGTGGACAGGAATACTCTCGGTCAAGCGGCTGTGAAGGTAAACAGGGACAAGAAAATCGGAAACGACGAGGCATACAGGCTTGCCGTAACACCTGATGGAATAGAAGTTTATGCAAAAGCAGACGCTGGAGCATACTATGCTCTACAAACACTGAGAGACCTCGTTTCAATATACGGCAAGGTGCTGCCAGCGTGCGTTATAGAAGACAAGCCGGATTTTCGCAGGCGAGGCATCTATCACGACTGCTCCCGCGGAAAAGTACCAAAACTGGCTACCCTCAAGGACCTCGTTGAGCGGCTTGCACACTGGAAGATTAATGAATTAGAGCTTTACGTGGAAAACGTTTTCGCCTTTAAACAACATCCAGATATCGGTAAAGGTTACAGCCCATTCACGGCGGAAGAGATTCTGTCTTTGCAGGAATGCTGCCGAGCGCACCATATAAAACTTGTCGGGTCATTAGCGAGTTTCGGACATTTTGAGAAGATTTTGTCGCTGCCAAAGTACAGGGACTTAGGCGAGATGCCGGGATTTCGAGGTTTTCCAGGCGGGACAACGCTTTGTCCGACCGACCCACGGTCGATTAAGCTAATCAGCGAACTTTACAGTGAATTTGTTCCGCTATTCGAGGCGGAGGATTTCAATGTCTGCTGCGATGAGACGTTGGAACTCGGCAAAGGGCGCAGCAAAGAACGTGCAACCCAAATCGGGGCCGGAGAAGTATACCTGGAATTTCTGCTAAAGATACATCGGCTGTGCGAGAAATACGGGAAACGGATGAACGCATGGGCAGACATGGTGCTGAAATATCCAGAGCTATTGAAGAAGCTGCCGCGAGAGATGGTACTTCTCAACTGGGAGTATGAAAGCAACGGGGAAAATATAGGGAAGACCGGCGAAATAGCAAAGTCAGGGATGCGGTTTATGGTTTGTCCGGGGACGAGCGGATGGCTGACGCACGGCTCGCGGATGGCTAATTCGATGGGAAACGTAAGAAATTTTACTGCTGCCGGGCGGAGATATAACGCGGAAGGCCTGCTTAATACGGACTGGGGGGACAGGGGACATCACAACTTTCTCGGAGCAAGTCTTCACAGCTTCGCACACGGCGCGGCACATTCATGGAACAGCAGAGCGGTTGACGAAAAAAGATTTACGGAGAATTTCTGTTATCACGTATTCGGCCAGAAGACAAACAAAATGGCAAAGAAGCTGACGCTGTTAGGCAATACATATAGTATGTGCGGAAAACCGGTGCGTAACAAATCTTTGCTATATGATGCGCTGGTTGAGCCGCTTCTGCACACCGCCCCCCCTGCCCAAAGCTGCATCGATATGACCAAGCCGGCAGGATTGAGGCGGATTCTGGACAAGTTGTCTGACGGCAAGGGCTGGCCTGAAGCTTCAGGAACGACGGAAGTATTTGAGAAAACAGCACTTAGAGAGCTAAAAGCGGCGGAGCGAATGGACTGCCTGGCGTGCAGGCGGGCACTGGCAGCAAAGGCGCTGCGAGCGGGTAAAGATGTTAACAAGTCAGAGTTAATGCAATTAGGCAAGTCAATAAAAGAGATGAGCGAAGAATTCGAGGAACTTTGGCTGCTGCGCAATAAAACTTCGCGATTGAAAGACAACATGAAACTATTTAAACAAGTCGAACGGGAATCGTATCATTTAGCCGATAAGAAGAAGAGATTATGACAGGAAGTGAAATTACAAAGCTGCAAAGAAAAACACGGATGCGCGTGGCGGGATTGATGTCAGGCACATCAGCCGACGGTATTGACGCTGCAATTATTGATATTAACAAGGACAAGATAAATGTCCTGGCGTATGATACGTTTCCGTATCCTGATGCGGTTCGCCGAGGTATCTTCAAACTTGTCGAATCGAAAGAGGCCGGGGCGGCGGATGTGAGTCACCTGAATTTTGTAATCGGCGAGGTATTTGCGGAGGCGGTGCTGAAGCTTTGCAGGAAAAGCAGAATAGATTTAAAGACGATTGACCTGATAGGGTCGCACGGACAAACAATTTATCATAATCCAAAGCGGCACTGCACTTTGCAGATTGGCGAGGCGGCGGTAATTGCCCAGCGGACGGGAATTACGACGGTGTCGGATTTTCGGCCAAGAGATATGGCGGCGGGCGGGCAAGGGGCACCGCTGGTACCTTTCGCAGATTATATCCTGTTTCGAGACAAGAAAAAAAGCCGAGCCATCCAGAATATCGGAGGGATTGCCAATGTGACTTATCTGCCGGCGGACTGTCAAAGGCGTGATATTATCGCCTTCGATACGGGGCCTGGGAATATGATAATCGACGGAATCGTTCGGCTGGTAACGAAGGGCAGAAAGAAATTTGACCAAAACGGCAAAATAGCCGGGCGAGGCACGGTTAATAAAAAATTGCTCAGTGATATGCTGCGGTATCCGTTTTTCAGAAAGCGGCCTCCAAAATCGACCGGACGTGAGATGTTCGGGAAAGAATATTGCGATGCCTTATACAAGCGTACGATGAGAAAAAAACTTTCCGCCGAAGATATTATAGCTACTGCGACGGCTTTTACGGCAGCGAGCATAGGTTTATCCTATAAGCGATTTCTGCCCGCGATGCCGGGTGAACTGATATTGTGCGGCGGCGGGGCCAAAAACGATACGCTGATTAAGATGTTGCGGGAGGAGCTGGGCAGGGTTAAAATCCTCGACAGTTGCGACCTTGGCATTAACTGCGATGCCAAAGAGGCAATTTCGTTTGCCATATTGGCACACGCTACAATTAAAGGGATTGCCAACAATGTCCCCGGCGCTACCGGGGCAAAGGAACCATTAATCTTAGGGAAAATAGTACCCGCATAATGAGAAGACACAAACCGCTTCCAACTACCGAAAAGAGTAACCGCAAAAGTAAAAAGATAGACCGGCTGTCAACGCAGCAGATAATAAAGCTGATTAATTCCGAGGACAAGCTTGTTGCACCCGCGGTCGGCAAAGAGCGCAAAAATATCGCCAAGGCGGTCGATATGATAGTAGAGCGCCTTCGACAAGGAGGACGATTATTCTACGTTGGGGCCGGGACGAGCGGCCGGCTGGGCGTGCTTGATGCATCGGAATGTCCGCCGACTTTCGGCGTTCGACCTTCTTTAGTGCAGGGGATTATAGCCGGCGGCAAACGTGCGCTGGTAAGGGCTGTAGAGGGAGCTGAAGACAGCGAAAATGACGGAGCAAAGGCAATAGTAAAAAAGGGGATTGGGGCAAAGGACGTGGTTATCGGAATTGCCGCCTGCGGTATAACCCCTTTCGTTCGCGGCGCTTTAAGGCAGGCAGCGAAAATAAAAACAGGCACTATCTTTATCACCTGTTCCAAGACAACAGGCAGAGACGTCCCCGCACAAATAGTCATAAACCCGATTGTAGGGCCGGAAGTCATTTGCGGTTCAACACGGATGAAGGCTGGCACGGCAACGAAACTTGTTCTCAATAGTCTAACCACGGCAGCAATGATTAAAATGGGCAAGGTCTACGGGAACCTGATGGTTGACCTCAACGCAACAAACCAAAAGCTGCAAGACAGGTCCGTAAGAATTGTTTCACAATTGACCGGCCTTTCACGAACAAAGGCTCAGAAATTACTCGAGCAGGCAAAAGGGAAAGTCAAGCCTGCGGTCGTAATGCACTTTCGCAATGTGGATTCCCGCCGGGCAGATATTATCCTTCAGGAAAGCAGACAATCATTGAGAAAAGCCATAAGGGAAAATAAATGATTCATTTCAGTTTAGCGCAAAATATCGCGGCAGCTATAGGTCAAACTGATTTAATCATCGTTGGGTCGGCGATTTTACTTCTCTTTGTCATTTCATATATCTTCGGGCGCGAAGAAAAAGATATAAACGACTACTTTCTCGGCAGCAGAAAGATTCCTTCGATTGTCGCGTGCCTGTCTTTCGTAGCAACTGAAGTTAGCGCGCTTACAATCGTCGGCGTGCCGGCAACGGCATTCAGCGAGAACTGGGAGTACCTGCAGTTTTTTATCGGCTCGGCTGCTGCACGCATAGCGGTGGCGTTTCTGTTCATACCGGTATTTTATAAATACAACTGCACGAGCATATATGAATTTTTAAGGCACCGCTTCGGGCCGGAGACACAATATGCGGGTTCGATTTTCTTTTTTATTACGCGGTTAATATCGTCAGGCATCAGGTTGTATGCCGCGTGCATGGGGGTCGGGATTATTATGGGCTGGAGTCTGGCACAAACAATTCTGGTATTTACGGCGGTAAGTATCATATTCATCGCATTCGGGGGCATAAAAGCGGTGGTTTGGGCAGGCGCATATCAGGCGATAGTATTCTTCGCTGCGGGCGCTGCGATACTGACTTATCTTTCGCTGCACATAAATGGCGGATTGTCCGCCGCATGGCAAACCGCAGGCGAAGCGGGACGACTCAGTATTTTTAATTTTAAATTCGACCTTAATAATCCCACGACCTTTTGGGCGGGCAGCATCAACGCTTTTTTCATCGGCTTAGCTGTCTTCGGCACCGACCAAGAATTGATGCAAAGGTTACTTACGGTCAGGACCAGAAAGACAAGCCAGAAGACAATTATTATGACTATATTGGCGGCGCTTCCGATTTTGTGCATATATCTGGGGATCGGCACTTTACTTTACGTATTCTACCAACAGAACCCTGACATCATTCAGCCGGGCAGGACCAAAGAAGTCCTTTCGCACTTTGTGACAAATTCTCTGCCGGCCGGCTTAAAAGGATTGATGCTTTCAGCAATTATATTAGCCAGCATTGACTCTCCGTTAAGTTCGCTTGCCTCGTCTTTTGTGACGGATATTTACCGCCCGCTCATCAAAAAAACCGCGACGGAAAAACACTATTTAATGATTTCGAGGGCGGGAGTGGTTGCTTTCGGCGTCATCCTGGCAACTATTGCCTTTTCGTGCGAATCGGTGGAAAACATATTGTGGTTCGCATTCGAGATATTTTCCCTGACTGGAGGCGCAACTCTCGGCGTTTTCATTCTCGGCGTGCTGACACGACGAAGGGCCAACCTCAGCAACGTAATCGCAATGATTATCAGCACGTTATCTGTGACGGCCCTGCTGCTAATGTCTCATAAAGGATATATTAAACTGGCGTGGAGCTGGCTGATAGTCATCGGCACAATAATAACGCTGATTTTGAACTGCCTGTTTAGCTGTATTAAGACAAAAGAGCGGCCGCAATAAACCAGGGATATTTGTGAGATGCGCAAAAAAAGACCTGCATTTACCTGCAGGTCTTAATAGCGGGGGCAGGATTCGAACCTGCGACCTCCGGGTTATGGGCCCGACGAGCTACCAGACTGCTCTACCCCGCGATCATTTCTAGTATTTCGTATTTTGTCGCTACACTATAAATACCACAAAAAGCATTTTTTATCAAGAGGTAAGGATTAAATTATAAATTTTCACGGATTTTAGCGGCGATTTGCTCGATTTTTCCTTCTTCGTATTCATAGGCCGGCCAGCGGTTAAAAACGCCATCGCCGGAGTTACGAGGAATTATGTGAAAGTGCAAATGGTCAACAAGCTGGCCAGCCGTCCTTCCGTTATTGCACAACACATTATAGCCGTCAGAATTCATCGCACCCGCTACGGCCGCGGCGATTTTGCCAAGCTGTGAAGCAACCCGGCTTAAAATTTCAGGAGGGCACTGATGCAATTTTTCAAAGTGCTGCTTGGGAATCACCAATGCATGACCGTCGCTTATTGGGCCGATATCCAAAAAAGAAAGAACAACGTCGTCTTCGTAAATTTTCGTAACCGGAATCTGTCCAGCCACCATTTTACAAAATACACAACCATTTACGCTCATTCCAGGCCTGTAGTCTAAATAATGAGTTACTGCTGTTTATCAGATTTGTCCGCTTCGTTTTTAACCTCGGCGGTACCTTCGGCCTTCTCTTTTTTAGTCTTTTTTCGAGAAGCTTTTTTGGCAGCAGCTTTGGTTTGTTTTTTTGTGCCCTCGTCAGCACCTACGAACTGCAGCAGGACGAGCCGGCCGTTATCGCCCAATCTTCTCTGAGACAGACGGATAATTCTTGTATAACCGCCCGGCCTGTCAAGATATCTGGGGCCAAGCTCACTGAACAATTTCCCGATTACCGTGCCCTTTTTGACAGCTTCACCATCTTCATCAGCTACAATATCACGATTGCCAAGCAGCATAATAGCTCGACGTCTGGCAGCCAACGTACCTTTTTTGGCCAATGTAATCATCTTTTCGGCAAAGGATTTTACCTCCTTGGCCTTTTCGGGAGTCGTTGAAATCGTTTCGTGCTGGATGAGTGAAGCGACCAGATTCCGGCGCATAGCCAAACGGTGCTCGGCTGTTCGATTTAACTGACGCCCTGCTATTCTATGACGCATACGCTCAAATCCTCTTATCTGTTACTATCATAATTAATCACCAATACCGGTCATTCCCAAAGACAAACCGATATCCGCAAGTTTTCTTTTGACTTCCCGCAGGCTCGTTTTACCGAAGCTGCGAACATTCAGCAAATCGGCTTCCGTCTTTTTCACCAGTTGGCCGACCGTTGTGACCTTTATTGCCTCAAGACAGTTGCTAACCCTCACCGATAATTCCAATTCCTGAATAGGGATACTCAGTTTTTTGGTTAATTCCTCATTCACCGTTTCTGCCGCTGCTTCTTCCAGAACGATTTGCTCGGTAACGGTTTCCTCTCCAAGCCCGAAATATTGCACGAACGGATTGATGTGCTTACGGAATATTTTGGCGGCCTCTACCAGCGCCATCTCCGGAGCAATTGTTCCATTGGTCCAAATTTCCAGAATCAGCCTGTCATAGTTGGTTCGCTGGCCGACGCGTGTGTCTTCAGTTATGTACCGAACTCTTGTAACCGGCGAATATACCGCATCAATCAATATTCTGCCAAGTTCCTGCTCAAATCTGTCCGCGGCGGCGATTCGTTCTGAAGCCGGCAAATAACCACGCCCCTTCTCAACCACCATTTCCATTTCAAAATTCACATCCTCAGTCAAAGTAGCTAACACCGCATCTTTGTTTATCAATTCTATGGCCGGGTCCGCAACTATATCGGCTGCCGTTACAACGCCGGCTTTGTTGGCCGAAACTTTCATTACCTTCGGACCTTCATCATTGAGCCGAACAATAAGATTCTTTACATTCAAAACTATTTCGGTGACATCTTCCATTACGCCCTTCAAGGAGGTAAATTCATGGTCGGCGCCGGTCACTTTAATGGATGTTACGGCGCTGCCTTCAAGGGAAGAAAGTAATACGCGTCTTAAGCTGTTACCGACAGTGGTGCCAAAACCACGTTCGAACGGCTCGATGAAGAATCGGCCATATTTATCACTCGAAACCTCTATATCTCGTTCAACATGAGTCGGCAATTCCAAACCACGCCATGTCACTCGCATATATACCTCCAATAATACCGTTTATTAACAATTCGTTATTGACCAGCAAAATCCAACCAAACGGCTACCTCGAACAGACCTCTACAATCAACTGCTCCTGAACCGGGATTTGAATATCATCCCTGGTGGGCAGTGCAACAACAGTAGCTTCGATATTTTCACTATTCACTTGCAGCCAATTTTGTGTGGTAAAGTTTGGGTTACTTTCCAATTGTCCCTTTACCTTCTTTTTGCTTTTTTCGGAACTCTTAACTGTTATCTTGTCACCGACTTTTACAATATAATCGCTGATATTAACTTTCCGTCCTTTTACACAAATATGGCCGTGGTTAATCAGGAGTCTGGCTGCCTTTCGTGACGGCGCGAAATTCACCTTATAAAGCACATTATCCAAACGCCTTTCCAGCAATTGCAGCAGAATTTCACCGGTATTACCCTTCACCCGCTCAGCTTTGTGGAAATACCTCATAAACTGTCGATCCAGAAGGCCGTAGTACCTTTTGACTTTTTGCTTTTCACGCAATCGAACACCATATTCGCTCGGCCTGCCTCTGCGCCAGCCGTGCATACCGGGACCCAAATTACGCTGTTTCTTTTCGATCGGGCACTTGGCCGTCTCACACCTGACGCCCTTGAGCATCAGCTTCATCGCCTCACGACGACAATGTTTACAAGATGAACCAAGATAACGTCCCATCTTCTTTATCTACCTCCAAAAACCATTTCAAGGCGTCCTATTTTATAACAAGCCATAAAAAACACGTTTTGGCGTCCTTTTACTTTATACCCGTCTTCGCTTCGGCGGCCGACAGCCATTATGCGGAAGCGGAGTAACATCTTCTATCGAGGCGATACGCAATCCAGCCTGTTGGAGGGCTGAGATTGCAGATTCGCGACCAGAACCAGGCCCCTTAACCCTAATCTCAATCTCGCGCACGCCGTTACGCATAGCGATATTGGCACAACGCTGTGCAGCCTGCTGAGCAGCAAAAGGGGTACTTTTGCGCGAACCCTTGAAACCGACACAGCCTGCTGAACCCGAGCAAATTGTGTCACCATCGGGGTCTGTAATTGTAATCAACGTATTGTTGAACGTCGCTTTTATGTACACTATAGCCCTGGCGACATTCTTCTTGACCTTTCGTTTTACAGTCGGTGTCGGCATTAAAAATCCTCAAATAACAAAACTATTACTTCCGAGCAGCAAGACCAAACTATGTACGCTGCTCCTTCACGCCTTTCTTACCTGCAACCGTCTTTCTCGGCCCTTTACGGGTTCGCGCATTACTCTGAGTGTGCTGGCCCCGAACAGGCAAACCTTTTCTGTGTCGTATGCCTCTATAACAGCCTATATCTCGCAAACGAGCGATATTTTGAGAGACCTGCCTGCGAAGCTGGCCTCCCACGGTATAATTATGGTCAATAATCTGAGTTATCCTGCTAAGCTCATCTTCACTGAGTTTGCTGGCCTTGACGTCTTTTTCAATCTTGGCCTCCTTCAAAATCATTTCTGAAGTATGGCGGCCTATACCATGAACATACGTCAACGAAATCAAGATGGATTTGTCACTAGGAATATCAATACCTACTATTCGGGGCATATCAGCTCCTTTTCGTATTCAGCCCGACGATAAAATCAACCCTGGCGCTGTTTATGTCTCGGGTTGGCACAAATCACCCGCACAACGCCCTTACGGCGAATAACCTTACAATTCTCACATATACGTTTTACAGAACTTCTGACTTTCATTTTTACAATCTACTTTCGTGTCCTATCTCATTTAGGACGAATTTCTCAATTTCGCAGAACTATTCGGCCTCTATTCAAATCATACGGCGACATTTCAACTGTAATAGTATCACCCGGCAAAATCCGAATAAAATGCATACGCATCTTGCCCGAAACATGCGCCAAAATCCTGTGGCCATTTTCCAGCTCCACTGTAAACATCGCATTCGGCAGCGCTTCAATCACTGTGGCCTGCAATTTTATTGTGCCCTTTCCTGCCATAGCTTTTCGCTTTCCTGCTTTCGCTACTTTACAGTCAGCACTTCACAACCATTTTTCACTATTGCAATCGTATGCTCAAAGTGAGCCGAACACTTTCCATCCTTTGTTACCACTACCCATCCGTTTTTCAGCGTTCGCACATCACTGGTACCGGCATTAACCATCGGCTCCACTGCCA
The sequence above is a segment of the Phycisphaerae bacterium genome. Coding sequences within it:
- a CDS encoding glycoside hydrolase family 20 zincin-like fold domain-containing protein, translated to MDGRQFAKLLIPVKKAHLGKGIFRWPARPILASPRSVDVLPLEQLSRDLKEKNIKASVDRNTLGQAAVKVNRDKKIGNDEAYRLAVTPDGIEVYAKADAGAYYALQTLRDLVSIYGKVLPACVIEDKPDFRRRGIYHDCSRGKVPKLATLKDLVERLAHWKINELELYVENVFAFKQHPDIGKGYSPFTAEEILSLQECCRAHHIKLVGSLASFGHFEKILSLPKYRDLGEMPGFRGFPGGTTLCPTDPRSIKLISELYSEFVPLFEAEDFNVCCDETLELGKGRSKERATQIGAGEVYLEFLLKIHRLCEKYGKRMNAWADMVLKYPELLKKLPREMVLLNWEYESNGENIGKTGEIAKSGMRFMVCPGTSGWLTHGSRMANSMGNVRNFTAAGRRYNAEGLLNTDWGDRGHHNFLGASLHSFAHGAAHSWNSRAVDEKRFTENFCYHVFGQKTNKMAKKLTLLGNTYSMCGKPVRNKSLLYDALVEPLLHTAPPAQSCIDMTKPAGLRRILDKLSDGKGWPEASGTTEVFEKTALRELKAAERMDCLACRRALAAKALRAGKDVNKSELMQLGKSIKEMSEEFEELWLLRNKTSRLKDNMKLFKQVERESYHLADKKKRL
- a CDS encoding anhydro-N-acetylmuramic acid kinase; this translates as MTGSEITKLQRKTRMRVAGLMSGTSADGIDAAIIDINKDKINVLAYDTFPYPDAVRRGIFKLVESKEAGAADVSHLNFVIGEVFAEAVLKLCRKSRIDLKTIDLIGSHGQTIYHNPKRHCTLQIGEAAVIAQRTGITTVSDFRPRDMAAGGQGAPLVPFADYILFRDKKKSRAIQNIGGIANVTYLPADCQRRDIIAFDTGPGNMIIDGIVRLVTKGRKKFDQNGKIAGRGTVNKKLLSDMLRYPFFRKRPPKSTGREMFGKEYCDALYKRTMRKKLSAEDIIATATAFTAASIGLSYKRFLPAMPGELILCGGGAKNDTLIKMLREELGRVKILDSCDLGINCDAKEAISFAILAHATIKGIANNVPGATGAKEPLILGKIVPA
- the murQ gene encoding N-acetylmuramic acid 6-phosphate etherase, with the protein product MRRHKPLPTTEKSNRKSKKIDRLSTQQIIKLINSEDKLVAPAVGKERKNIAKAVDMIVERLRQGGRLFYVGAGTSGRLGVLDASECPPTFGVRPSLVQGIIAGGKRALVRAVEGAEDSENDGAKAIVKKGIGAKDVVIGIAACGITPFVRGALRQAAKIKTGTIFITCSKTTGRDVPAQIVINPIVGPEVICGSTRMKAGTATKLVLNSLTTAAMIKMGKVYGNLMVDLNATNQKLQDRSVRIVSQLTGLSRTKAQKLLEQAKGKVKPAVVMHFRNVDSRRADIILQESRQSLRKAIRENK
- a CDS encoding sodium/solute symporter (Members of the Solute:Sodium Symporter (SSS), TC 2.A.21 as described in tcdb.org, catalyze solute:Na+ symport. Known solutes for members of the family include sugars, amino acids, nucleosides, inositols, vitamins, urea or anions, depending on the system.), giving the protein MIHFSLAQNIAAAIGQTDLIIVGSAILLLFVISYIFGREEKDINDYFLGSRKIPSIVACLSFVATEVSALTIVGVPATAFSENWEYLQFFIGSAAARIAVAFLFIPVFYKYNCTSIYEFLRHRFGPETQYAGSIFFFITRLISSGIRLYAACMGVGIIMGWSLAQTILVFTAVSIIFIAFGGIKAVVWAGAYQAIVFFAAGAAILTYLSLHINGGLSAAWQTAGEAGRLSIFNFKFDLNNPTTFWAGSINAFFIGLAVFGTDQELMQRLLTVRTRKTSQKTIIMTILAALPILCIYLGIGTLLYVFYQQNPDIIQPGRTKEVLSHFVTNSLPAGLKGLMLSAIILASIDSPLSSLASSFVTDIYRPLIKKTATEKHYLMISRAGVVAFGVILATIAFSCESVENILWFAFEIFSLTGGATLGVFILGVLTRRRANLSNVIAMIISTLSVTALLLMSHKGYIKLAWSWLIVIGTIITLILNCLFSCIKTKERPQ
- a CDS encoding HIT family protein, which gives rise to MSVNGCVFCKMVAGQIPVTKIYEDDVVLSFLDIGPISDGHALVIPKQHFEKLHQCPPEILSRVASQLGKIAAAVAGAMNSDGYNVLCNNGRTAGQLVDHLHFHIIPRNSGDGVFNRWPAYEYEEGKIEQIAAKIRENL
- the rplQ gene encoding 50S ribosomal protein L17, which produces MRHRIAGRQLNRTAEHRLAMRRNLVASLIQHETISTTPEKAKEVKSFAEKMITLAKKGTLAARRRAIMLLGNRDIVADEDGEAVKKGTVIGKLFSELGPRYLDRPGGYTRIIRLSQRRLGDNGRLVLLQFVGADEGTKKQTKAAAKKASRKKTKKEKAEGTAEVKNEADKSDKQQ
- a CDS encoding DNA-directed RNA polymerase subunit alpha, whose amino-acid sequence is MRVTWRGLELPTHVERDIEVSSDKYGRFFIEPFERGFGTTVGNSLRRVLLSSLEGSAVTSIKVTGADHEFTSLKGVMEDVTEIVLNVKNLIVRLNDEGPKVMKVSANKAGVVTAADIVADPAIELINKDAVLATLTEDVNFEMEMVVEKGRGYLPASERIAAADRFEQELGRILIDAVYSPVTRVRYITEDTRVGQRTNYDRLILEIWTNGTIAPEMALVEAAKIFRKHINPFVQYFGLGEETVTEQIVLEEAAAETVNEELTKKLSIPIQELELSVRVSNCLEAIKVTTVGQLVKKTEADLLNVRSFGKTSLREVKRKLADIGLSLGMTGIGD
- the rpsD gene encoding 30S ribosomal protein S4 codes for the protein MGRYLGSSCKHCRREAMKLMLKGVRCETAKCPIEKKQRNLGPGMHGWRRGRPSEYGVRLREKQKVKRYYGLLDRQFMRYFHKAERVKGNTGEILLQLLERRLDNVLYKVNFAPSRKAARLLINHGHICVKGRKVNISDYIVKVGDKITVKSSEKSKKKVKGQLESNPNFTTQNWLQVNSENIEATVVALPTRDDIQIPVQEQLIVEVCSR
- the rpsK gene encoding 30S ribosomal protein S11 — translated: MPTPTVKRKVKKNVARAIVYIKATFNNTLITITDPDGDTICSGSAGCVGFKGSRKSTPFAAQQAAQRCANIAMRNGVREIEIRVKGPGSGRESAISALQQAGLRIASIEDVTPLPHNGCRPPKRRRV
- the rpsM gene encoding 30S ribosomal protein S13, with the protein product MPRIVGIDIPSDKSILISLTYVHGIGRHTSEMILKEAKIEKDVKASKLSEDELSRITQIIDHNYTVGGQLRRQVSQNIARLRDIGCYRGIRHRKGLPVRGQHTQSNARTRKGPRKTVAGKKGVKEQRT
- the rpmJ gene encoding 50S ribosomal protein L36, which produces MKVRSSVKRICENCKVIRRKGVVRVICANPRHKQRQG
- the infA gene encoding translation initiation factor IF-1, with protein sequence MAGKGTIKLQATVIEALPNAMFTVELENGHRILAHVSGKMRMHFIRILPGDTITVEMSPYDLNRGRIVLRN